One genomic segment of Paraburkholderia hospita includes these proteins:
- a CDS encoding LysR family transcriptional regulator: MDLKQIQYFIALFEDGSVTRAAKRLNIVQPALSMQIAKLEEELHQQLFDRGAHGMAPTAAGRLMYRLFLPIMRDLAHARQQLVQRDEVVTGHVGIGLIASVTESVLADSLSRFHARYPHVEVTVADGYSATFIDWVAGGQLDAALINKPRARLSLDSQPLLDEEMVLATSVAHGQELPHSIELAQLHDLELVLPTKRNGLRGVLDTAAQHEDVMLAPRFEIDVLSTIVALVEKTRFATILPRIVVGRAVREGTLRAYPILAPRIVRHIVRVSHPRRPLSAAAEALIAIIADELRQVSSAMDAGVPVESKEAAG; the protein is encoded by the coding sequence ATGGACCTCAAGCAAATCCAGTATTTCATCGCGTTGTTCGAAGACGGCTCGGTCACGCGCGCGGCCAAGCGGCTGAACATCGTGCAGCCCGCGCTCAGCATGCAGATCGCGAAGCTGGAGGAGGAGTTGCACCAGCAGCTTTTCGATCGGGGCGCGCACGGCATGGCGCCGACCGCCGCGGGGCGGCTGATGTACCGGCTCTTTCTGCCCATCATGCGCGACCTCGCGCACGCGCGGCAGCAACTCGTGCAACGCGACGAAGTGGTGACGGGGCATGTGGGGATTGGGCTGATCGCATCGGTGACAGAGAGCGTGCTCGCGGATTCGCTGTCGCGTTTTCATGCCCGTTATCCGCATGTTGAAGTGACGGTGGCGGACGGCTACAGCGCAACCTTCATCGATTGGGTGGCGGGCGGTCAGCTCGATGCCGCGCTGATCAACAAGCCGCGTGCGCGTCTGTCGCTCGATTCGCAGCCGCTGCTTGACGAGGAAATGGTGCTCGCGACCAGCGTCGCGCATGGGCAGGAGCTGCCGCATTCGATCGAACTCGCGCAGCTGCACGACCTGGAACTCGTGTTGCCCACCAAACGCAACGGTCTGCGTGGCGTGCTCGATACGGCAGCGCAACATGAAGATGTGATGCTCGCGCCGCGCTTCGAAATCGATGTGCTGTCAACCATCGTCGCGCTCGTCGAGAAAACGCGCTTTGCGACGATTTTGCCGCGCATCGTGGTCGGACGGGCGGTGCGTGAGGGGACGCTGCGCGCGTACCCGATCCTCGCGCCGCGTATCGTGCGGCATATCGTTCGCGTGAGCCATCCGCGCCGGCCGCTCAGCGCGGCGGCGGAAGCGTTGATTGCGATCATCGCGGACGAATTGCGGCAGGTGTCGAGCGCGATGGATGCGGGGGTGCCCGTGGAGTCGAAGGAAGCGGCTGGCTGA
- a CDS encoding UbiD family decarboxylase → MNTRDAATQGAFSATPFSQARTWAEPSGALTLRGWLAHLARTGRLATIDRPVALEHELAAVAKRLDGTQAAFFTQPGGLDVPVVSGFMSKRAWIAEAMGVEEHALLTRFRDAADAPIASQLVARGEAACQQMVHTDAIDLHALLPIPTHSEHDNGPYITAGLVIARNPRTGVQNVSINRIQVHGRDRMAILLLPRHLYAFQKAAEANGDALDVAIAIGVDPLTMLASQAITPIDHDELEIAGALQGAPLPVAQCVTNGVHVPAFAEIVIEGRILPDVREPEGPFGEFPKYYSAKEAREVIEVTAVTHRRDPIFHTIVPAEMEHLLLGGIPREATLLAHLQRSHPGVKDVHLSVGGVCRYHLWIQFDKKREGEAKNVILCAFGAHYDIKQVVVVDTDVDVHDPAEIEWAVATRFQADRDLVVIEGAQGSPLDPSTTVGQPDDAPPHLQGVSAKMGLDATRPVVYPAYVFTRVRIPGEDTVDLETLVAADNTAFDAWLARHHD, encoded by the coding sequence ATGAACACTCGTGACGCCGCGACCCAGGGCGCCTTTTCCGCTACGCCGTTTTCGCAAGCCCGCACGTGGGCCGAGCCTTCGGGCGCGCTCACGCTGCGCGGCTGGCTCGCGCATCTTGCCCGCACCGGACGTCTCGCGACGATCGACCGGCCCGTCGCGCTCGAACACGAACTGGCCGCTGTCGCCAAGCGGCTCGACGGCACACAGGCTGCGTTCTTCACGCAACCAGGCGGACTGGACGTGCCCGTGGTGAGCGGCTTCATGTCGAAGCGCGCGTGGATCGCGGAAGCGATGGGCGTCGAGGAACACGCCTTGCTCACGCGCTTTCGCGATGCCGCCGACGCGCCGATCGCGTCCCAACTGGTCGCGCGCGGCGAGGCGGCCTGCCAGCAGATGGTTCATACAGATGCAATCGACCTGCACGCGCTGTTGCCGATCCCGACACACAGCGAGCACGATAACGGTCCCTACATCACGGCGGGACTCGTGATCGCGCGCAATCCGCGCACCGGTGTGCAGAACGTGTCGATCAATCGCATTCAGGTGCATGGCCGCGACCGCATGGCGATCCTGCTATTGCCGCGCCATCTTTATGCCTTCCAGAAAGCAGCCGAAGCAAACGGCGATGCGCTCGACGTCGCCATCGCCATCGGCGTCGATCCGCTGACGATGCTCGCATCGCAAGCCATCACGCCCATCGATCACGATGAACTGGAAATCGCCGGCGCATTGCAAGGCGCGCCGCTGCCCGTCGCGCAGTGCGTCACGAACGGCGTGCACGTGCCCGCGTTCGCGGAGATCGTGATCGAAGGACGGATTCTGCCGGACGTGCGCGAACCCGAAGGCCCGTTCGGCGAGTTTCCGAAGTACTACAGCGCGAAGGAAGCACGTGAAGTGATCGAGGTCACGGCCGTCACGCATCGGCGCGACCCGATCTTTCATACCATCGTGCCCGCAGAAATGGAGCACCTGCTGCTCGGCGGCATTCCGCGTGAAGCGACGCTGCTCGCGCATCTGCAACGCAGCCATCCGGGCGTGAAGGACGTGCATCTGTCGGTGGGTGGCGTGTGCCGCTATCACCTGTGGATCCAGTTCGACAAGAAGCGCGAAGGCGAAGCGAAGAACGTAATTCTCTGCGCGTTCGGCGCGCACTACGACATCAAGCAGGTGGTCGTCGTCGATACGGATGTGGACGTGCATGATCCCGCCGAAATCGAATGGGCGGTCGCGACGCGCTTCCAGGCCGATCGCGATCTCGTCGTGATCGAAGGCGCGCAAGGCTCGCCCCTCGACCCGTCGACGACCGTCGGCCAGCCCGACGATGCGCCGCCGCATCTGCAAGGCGTCAGCGCGAAGATGGGGCTCGACGCAACGCGGCCCGTCGTCTATCCCGCGTATGTGTTCACGCGCGTGCGGATTCCGGGCGAAGACACGGTCGATCTCGAGACCCTCGTCGCCGCGGATAACACCGCGTTCGACGCCTGGCTGGCCCGCCATCATGACTGA
- a CDS encoding UbiX family flavin prenyltransferase: MTERANRKPRIVVGISGASGAMIGVRLLAALRRIGTHETHLIVSASGAITAAQELGLTRSDLDGLADITHNVRDIGATIASGSFVTEGMVIAPCSMKTLAGVANGFADNLLTRAADVMLKERRRLVLVARETPLNLAHLRNMTLATEMGAIVMPPVPAFYAHPKTIEDVVDHTVGRILDLFAIEHREIAKRWSGLADEFASRRDDDGADR, from the coding sequence ATGACTGAGCGCGCGAACCGCAAGCCACGCATCGTCGTCGGCATATCGGGCGCAAGCGGCGCGATGATCGGCGTGCGCCTGCTTGCCGCGCTGCGCCGGATCGGCACGCACGAAACGCATCTGATCGTGTCGGCGTCGGGCGCCATCACGGCAGCGCAGGAACTGGGCCTCACGCGCAGCGATCTCGACGGACTCGCGGATATCACCCACAACGTGCGCGACATCGGCGCAACCATCGCGAGCGGCTCGTTCGTCACGGAAGGCATGGTGATTGCGCCCTGCTCGATGAAAACGCTCGCGGGCGTCGCAAATGGCTTCGCGGACAACCTGTTGACGCGCGCTGCCGACGTGATGCTCAAGGAGCGCCGGCGCCTCGTGCTGGTTGCGCGCGAAACGCCGCTCAACCTCGCGCACTTGCGCAACATGACGCTGGCAACCGAAATGGGCGCCATCGTGATGCCGCCCGTGCCCGCTTTCTACGCGCATCCGAAGACAATCGAAGACGTGGTCGATCACACGGTTGGCCGCATTCTGGATCTGTTCGCCATCGAGCATCGCGAGATCGCAAAGCGCTGGAGCGGTCTTGCCGATGAATTCGCGAGCCGCCGCGACGACGATGGAGCCGACCGATGA